From the genome of Megachile rotundata isolate GNS110a chromosome 3, iyMegRotu1, whole genome shotgun sequence:
aaaataatatatatacgtGACACAttatttattgtcatttttgtaaaattattgtttgtcaaaatttaaaaatacgtttTTTGATAAATGAATGTACATTAATCGCACGACACTCATGGCTAGATAAAACAGTGCGACAGTTTCGAATAACTACACCGACAATTTGTAGCAGAAGATAAAAGACTTATATCACAAATTCGTTAACAGTATGTTGAACTAGATACGCTTGTTTCTAATGTAACGGTTAACCTAGTGTTAACTATTCTGATTTACATCAGATCGATTAGTTAACAACAGCATAGATAACGCTTTCCTTTAACACGCTTGTTAGAACCTCAGAATAAATTCAGGCCAAGGCGCTGATTTTACTTCTACCATTACAAGAAAagcaaattaatataatatttacttcTCTATTATCGAGTGTTATGAGTTCACTCAAAATAATTGTGTAACCGCATGTCAAGCTGTCACACAGAAAATAAAACggataatgtgtacttaatgaTGGCGGGCTTCTCGTATTTATCATCAGGGGATTAGAAATATCAGCTTGCTGAAGTTATCGAACAAGATCGATTTCTTTGTACGAAATTTCAGCTGGTGTATATCTTCTAATCAGTATCACGTATCACGTACTGCTATGAAAATATCTGATGATTTTATTATAGTGTTATCAaactaattttgcaattttttaattgcgcGACTTtgcgtatttggaaatttttggatttagggatctagggatttaggaatctagggatatagggaattttaggatctaaggattttttgaatctagggaattttgagatggagggaattttgggatctaaggatttttggaattttgaaatggaggaaattttgggatgtaaggatttttggaatctagggaattttgagatggagggaattttgggatctagggagtgtTAGGATATatggaatcttgggatctagggagtattaggatatatggaattttgggatctagggagtattgggatatatggaattttgggatcttgggaattgtggaatctagggaattttgaaattgagggaattttgggatctaaggaattttgagatggagggaatttttggatgtaGGGAGTATTGGGAtatatgaaattttgggatcttgggaattgtggaatctagggaattttgaaattgagggaattttgggatctaaggaattttgagatggagggaatttttggatctagggagtattgggatatatggaattttgggatcttgggaattgtggaatctaGGTAAAATTGGGATATAGGggttttgggggtttagggaattttgggatctatggaaaattgggatatagggaatttgagatctaaggactttggggatctagggatgtagggatctaggaatataaggATCTAGGCATATAGGGATCAAGGTACATAGGGAGttcggaatgtagggattttgagaaatagAGATTTCgagatatggggacttggaaacaaggcaatttagagatgtagggatttggtacCAGGGGAATTTTAGGAGATTTGGTaactgagaattttgaaatatttatgatttgggaactttgtagaaatttgcaagtctaCCTATTTCATCTCCCAAACTTTAACCGTAACGACAGAGCATTTCTACTACACcagttttacaaaaatttacattGTATCCACATACTCTTAGAATGTAATAAATAGAAGTATCAAAGTcagaataaatgtataataaatatgtgaCCGTATATTTGCAGATAAAGTGTAACGATGAGGTGATGCGTCGTGTTAATGATGGCAGTGCCACCACTGGTTTCGCTGGTACCGTTGAATTGTGCTTTGCTACCGGACCTCTTGCACTCCGAAAATACTCCGTATTTATAAGGTTCGTATACGCGCAAGAAGAAAACAAAATAGGGACACCATCTACCATTTGCCTCcgttatttcgaaatttgtcgGATCTCTTGTTACAAAGACGTAACTTGCTATGAAATAGAGCAGACGGCCACTTGTGATTGAAAGATCTTAACAATAATTTGTTTACAAGGTTTCAAACCTTTTGAAGATGTTGAATTGTTTTTAGGAATAAtcataatcaaaattatacacaattaataattgtaaagaaattgtacataattgattttcaaaatttcaaatttaattataattttgattataagaaattatatttattacaattcttTGTTTTCGATCAGGTTCAATCACAAAATACTTTGTTCAATTTCTAGTATAACCGACTCGCGATTTGTATTACCACCTATCGCTCTGTTACAGAAAAGTGgttaatgtatttttatgtGTCACGCAACTCGGATTTTGCTGCGTTTATTTTGTTTTCATCGCCACCAATATGCAGCAGGTGAGTGGTGATATTTTATCTGATATTTTAGATTGAAATCCTTTTTTTgaatcatttggaaatttgagtcttTAGAGATTAAGGAATgtagattataataatatttcaatttttcaatttataaatttatacatttttaagtttttaactttgtaaattttcatatttgcaaatttagaaatttcaaattacataattataaaaatattaaattttcaaatttataattttccaaactttcatatttgcaaatttagaaatttcaaattgcataattataaaaatactaaatctttaaatttataattttccaaactttcatatttgcaattttagaaatttcaaattgcataattataaaaatactaaatcttcaaatttccaactttagacttccatattttaaaatattaaaaacctcAAGTTTCAGACTCACATGTACTGATGTTGCAtacctaaaattaaaataataaaaataataaatataataattaaaattaatcctaAAGTTAATTAACTAATAACAAGTAACCTACTTTCCAAGATtatcataaaattgtataattctcTTTGTGTAACAGGTGTTGGACGTGTACGGGATCGAAATGGACGTTCATCAACACATGGCTGTGATCCTGATTCCCATAATGCTCAGCACGTGGATCAGGAACCTAAAGTACCTGGTGCCGATTTCCTCGTTGGCAAATTTTCTGGTCATAGCGGGCTACATCGCCACCATGTATATAATGTGCCACGATTTGCCACCCGTTCACGAAAGACGATACGTAGCGGATTGGCACGATATCCCCCTGTTCTTTGGCACTGTGATATATTCTTTCGAGGGTATTACTTTGGTAAGAGTCTACACGCGCGTCTTCTACGTTTATGTAACGCGTATAATTTTGGCGACCGCTACCTTCGTCGTGGTTCCCTTGTCTACCAAAGAGGAAATCCTTTGACGTCTTGTTTTCATTATGATGAGTTTTCTGGATTTCTAAAAATCCAATTAAAAATCTGTCAAATTgataattcataattataaaatgatttcATAAAGTCACTACATTAaaagaattagtaaaagaagaaatagaATCACTATAGTAAAGCAATCTCTTTTTCCCGCCTTCACTGTCAAAATTTATAACCTACCatagttatttataatttataacttaCCGACTAAAAATGTTATCGACAATCTTGTAATGTTCTAGGTTTTACCTTTGAAGAATGAGATGAAGAAACCGAGTAATTTCAATAAACCCTTTGGAGTCCTCAACGTGGGGATGGTTATTGTGGGTGGAATGTTCGTTGCGATGGGTTTTATATCATATTTAAAATATGGCGACGCTGTGGCGGGATCTGTAACGTTAAATCTTGAATCCTCTGAAGTGTAAGTATAAATATACTTTATTCGTACCACAACATCGTATATGCAATTACTTCTCGGTTGATAAAATCATTTTCTAGTCGGCACACTTCGGTGTACCTGTTAATCACTCGCTAAATTTGTACATGCTATTAGGTAGGAAATTTTTCGAATTGAATAGACTATCGATTGTagtgattaaaaaaaaagagaaattatGCAAGTGGTTAACAAATTTATCTTTGCATAAGTTAAAAGTCCAATCTACAATAGACTATTATGCGTCCAGGTGATAAATCACGCTGCATTAAGAATAATCAAAATTCTATCACACAAAATGATAGCGAAAAGTAGCGAGATGCGAACATAGTTAAGAAAAACTGTTTGTAACATAATTTTCTGTTGCATACAAAGGGTGGATGGAAAAATCATCGTCGTGCATTCAAGGTTTCTATCACATATCGGTTTTCTAATCGTGTGTGTTTTTTTACAGTTTTTCGTCCTTATCATTAAAGTAACCATGACAGATTCCCGTTTTTATTGTTGGACTAATCATGCATGCTGTTTCTTTTATCGAATTCAGAGTTGTAGAGGAGTTTGCTGTTTGTTAAAATGAAAAAggtaaaccttgaaatatttataatggtattgttttattttacagCTTACCACAGTGCATTAAAGTTGCCATCTCGTTGAGTATATTATTCACGTATGCACTGCAATTTTACGTTCCCGTTGCGATCATTTGGCCGAAGATCGTCAACCAATTTGGCCCTTTCAAGTGGCCAATTGTTGCTGAGACTGTCTTCCGTTCCGCAGTTTGTTTTGTTACATGTAAGTTGGATATTATTTCAGTTGGTCATTATAACTGTGTTGTCCTTTAAAATTGAATTGTCAAGTCAaggttaaaattttgtataatcaaatattatgtttatgtgatgtTTACAAGATTTCTAAATGTAGATATAATAGATTTAGATGTAATGTAGGTGTTTCTTAGGTGAAAGTAGAGCATAGaactttttataatttgattttaatctgtgggaaaatttagagaaaatgtaggagaatttagaaatagccCAAAGTTAGTTTGTTAGTAAAGCTAAAGCCAGGGAAAGTCTAGAAAGAATTCAGGCAGAACTTAGGGACAACTGAAGGAGTACTAACAAGCGGAAGCTATGGACAACCCAGGAAAAGTGCAGAGAGAAACAAGAAGAAATTGAGGGAGTACGCAGACAACCTAGGGACAACTGAAAAACTATTCAGGCAGAATTTAGGGATAACTGAAGGAGTGCTCACGCTCAACCTGTGGACAGCACAGAGAAAGCGCAGATAAAAGCAAGGAGAAATTGAGGGAGAACTTGAGGTGGACCCAGGAGAGCCTAGAACTCAGGAAGTACCCAGAAAGATTCTAAGAAAATTCTAGATAAAATCTGCATAGAATTCAGAAGAAATCTTAAGAGAATATTGAGAGAATCCAGGAAAAGTTTGTAATAGATTTTCTCAAACATGAGTCAAGCAGCTTTAAAGTTTCAACGTCTGCAAATTTCATAATGCAAAGTTCTAAATGCCTGTAGTCTTGAAGTTTCAAAACTCTAAAGTTCCATAAgagtaatttagtgatttaggtaGCCCTGTACAAGTCTTAgagtatatatacaatattttctacAATGTAGTTGTATGTAATGTAGTGTAATAgctgtataattttgtaatactttttcaATACAAACtaacataataattattctGTTGCAGTTGTCCTAGCAGAAGCAATACCAAAACTGGGTCTGTTCATATCGTTGGTGGGTGCAGTGAGCAGCACCGCCCTCGCGTTGATATTCCCACCGATCATTGAGATGGTTGTGTGCTGGCAGAACGCGTCTCTCAGTATATTCACCATATCAAAAGACATCTTGATAGTATTGATAGGTCTCTTAGGCTTCGTTACGGGAACGTACGAGAGCATCACCTCGATTATCGACGCGTTTAGCACGTAATTAAATTAGTTCGTTTGTATGAATCGTCGTTGTTGTAATTTTGCACACGTGCGCAATTAACGGATCATGACATGAACGCGAACGTATAGGCAATGATTGTTGGAAAAAGAGCCAGAATTTATCGAAATTTTGTACATTATTGTTTactattaatactattattattatcgatgaTAATGTTATTTATTCGCCTGGCACCATTTTGAGTTCACGTAAAACGGATCTTGAATCTTGCTATGTAATATTGTGTGTATTATCTAGACGAGGTAACTTGACCATCTGTGATTTGTTTTACTATCGATTATGTGCTTAGGTTTTGTACATATGCAAACAGGGTAAacatatttcaagtttttttttttaaaaacgaaTCACGATTACCAATTCGTATATCCTTCCTATTGTTCACTATTAGCAGCTGGTTAATTAATATTACTGTTAAATTTAGTAACACTTTAACTACTGTATCTATTtactgtatatatttataaataattgtactGAGCATTTGAAAGAATTATCTATCAAAAATTCTGCACAATTATGAAAGACTTAAAAACTTTAATTTCAGgtcctcaatttttaaattcctaattagCGATAACTGTCTTATTGAATTTGGTAATCGTTGTACGTGATGTATCATCGCCTATATTACAAATTATGCTAATTGTTTGTGTCCCGAATGCGACGTAAAGTTAGACTTCTATCATAGTTTTATAGGCTGTCCGATTAGTTGTATGGATTACATGTAAAAGTGAATATTGACTGTTATTGCAATTACCGTGATATAAGTAGTGATATGAATTAACAAAAGGTT
Proteins encoded in this window:
- the LOC100882042 gene encoding proton-coupled amino acid transporter 2 isoform X1; the encoded protein is MEMHKSTNAKKSSIRGDEMTLKEPHRNGSTYGAFQSKDPILAVEKGSDMESVHNEHGISVHHPTSYLETMMHLFKGNVGSGIFALGDAFKHAGLALAPPLTIFLGIICVHAQHILIKCNDEVMRRVNDGSATTGFAGTVELCFATGPLALRKYSVFIRKVVNVFLCVTQLGFCCVYFVFIATNMQQVLDVYGIEMDVHQHMAVILIPIMLSTWIRNLKYLVPISSLANFLVIAGYIATMYIMCHDLPPVHERRYVADWHDIPLFFGTVIYSFEGITLVLPLKNEMKKPSNFNKPFGVLNVGMVIVGGMFVAMGFISYLKYGDAVAGSVTLNLESSEVVDGKIIVVHSSLPQCIKVAISLSILFTYALQFYVPVAIIWPKIVNQFGPFKWPIVAETVFRSAVCFVTFVLAEAIPKLGLFISLVGAVSSTALALIFPPIIEMVVCWQNASLSIFTISKDILIVLIGLLGFVTGTYESITSIIDAFST
- the LOC100882042 gene encoding proton-coupled amino acid transporter 2 isoform X3; this encodes MESVHNEHGISVHHPTSYLETMMHLFKGNVGSGIFALGDAFKHAGLALAPPLTIFLGIICVHAQHILIKCNDEVMRRVNDGSATTGFAGTVELCFATGPLALRKYSVFIRKVVNVFLCVTQLGFCCVYFVFIATNMQQVLDVYGIEMDVHQHMAVILIPIMLSTWIRNLKYLVPISSLANFLVIAGYIATMYIMCHDLPPVHERRYVADWHDIPLFFGTVIYSFEGITLVLPLKNEMKKPSNFNKPFGVLNVGMVIVGGMFVAMGFISYLKYGDAVAGSVTLNLESSEVVDGKIIVVHSSLPQCIKVAISLSILFTYALQFYVPVAIIWPKIVNQFGPFKWPIVAETVFRSAVCFVTFVLAEAIPKLGLFISLVGAVSSTALALIFPPIIEMVVCWQNASLSIFTISKDILIVLIGLLGFVTGTYESITSIIDAFST
- the LOC100882042 gene encoding proton-coupled amino acid transporter 2 isoform X2 is translated as MEMHKSTNAKKSSIRGDEMTLKEPHRNGSTYGAFQSKDPILAVEKGSDMESVHNEHGISVHHPTSYLETMMHLFKGNVGSGIFALGDAFKHAGLALAPPLTIFLGIICVHAQHILIKCNDEVMRRVNDGSATTGFAGTVELCFATGPLALRKYSVFIRKVVNVFLCVTQLGFCCVYFVFIATNMQQVLDVYGIEMDVHQHMAVILIPIMLSTWIRNLKYLVPISSLANFLVIAGYIATMYIMCHDLPPVHERRYVADWHDIPLFFGTVIYSFEGITLVLPLKNEMKKPSNFNKPFGVLNVGMVIVGGMFVAMGFISYLKYGDAVAGSVTLNLESSEVLPQCIKVAISLSILFTYALQFYVPVAIIWPKIVNQFGPFKWPIVAETVFRSAVCFVTFVLAEAIPKLGLFISLVGAVSSTALALIFPPIIEMVVCWQNASLSIFTISKDILIVLIGLLGFVTGTYESITSIIDAFST